In a genomic window of Mucilaginibacter sp. KACC 22063:
- a CDS encoding DUF4350 domain-containing protein → MKDLKIYIFIASILLVVYIMAQYNKPQPLDWTETYRDNDKMPFGTYILHDRLADVFPGAQVVDYREPAYNTIVDNGSRKAAYVIICESTVINEYDFNKLSKFIKQGNNVFIAASNFGQYLEKKLKFKTGWVFDKTNALTFSNKKLGDEVFPTDKNSGSGFFREIDTASTIVLGKNQKDDANFIKFSLGKGALYLNTNPLLFTNYNLLQPKGAKYAGTALSYMQPARWVLWDQYYTQGRAGDESLMRVFLRNTQLKWAFYIAVFSLLIFIAYEIKRRQRIIPVIEPLTNTTVEFTKTVGMVYYEQRDNSNIAQKKATYFLEYVRTHYYLKTTVLNDEFTIALTQKSGAESALVKRLIAQIILIKNNQSVSDSELIELNQNIEKFYSQSR, encoded by the coding sequence ATGAAAGACCTGAAGATTTACATATTCATAGCCTCTATTTTGCTGGTGGTTTATATCATGGCCCAGTATAACAAGCCGCAACCGCTTGACTGGACAGAGACCTACCGCGATAACGATAAAATGCCTTTTGGCACTTATATACTGCATGACAGGTTAGCAGATGTTTTCCCGGGCGCACAGGTGGTAGATTACCGCGAACCAGCATACAATACCATAGTTGATAATGGTAGCCGCAAAGCTGCCTATGTGATCATTTGCGAATCGACCGTGATCAATGAATACGATTTTAATAAGCTGTCGAAGTTTATTAAACAAGGTAACAACGTATTTATCGCAGCATCAAACTTTGGGCAATACCTGGAGAAGAAGCTGAAATTTAAAACAGGCTGGGTATTTGACAAAACCAATGCATTAACTTTCAGCAATAAAAAACTGGGCGATGAAGTTTTTCCGACTGATAAAAACAGCGGCAGTGGCTTCTTCCGCGAAATAGATACGGCATCAACCATTGTGCTGGGCAAAAACCAAAAGGATGATGCCAATTTTATTAAATTCAGTTTAGGTAAAGGTGCGCTTTACCTAAACACTAACCCGCTTTTGTTTACCAACTATAACTTACTACAGCCAAAAGGTGCTAAATATGCAGGTACGGCATTATCATACATGCAACCCGCCAGGTGGGTGCTATGGGATCAGTACTATACCCAGGGTAGGGCTGGCGATGAGTCGCTGATGCGCGTATTCCTGCGTAATACACAGCTTAAATGGGCGTTTTACATCGCAGTTTTTAGCTTGCTCATTTTTATTGCTTATGAAATTAAGCGCAGGCAAAGGATTATTCCGGTAATAGAACCGCTTACCAATACAACTGTAGAATTTACAAAAACAGTTGGCATGGTGTATTATGAGCAGCGCGATAACTCAAACATCGCGCAAAAGAAAGCCACCTATTTCCTTGAATACGTCCGCACGCATTACTACCTGAAAACTACCGTACTTAATGATGAATTTACCATTGCATTAACGCAAAAAAGCGGTGCGGAAAGTGCTTTGGTAAAAAGGCTGATTGCACAGATCATTTTAATTAAAAACAACCAGTCGGTAAGCGACAGTGAATTGATAGAACTTAACCAAAATATAGAAAAATTTTATAGCCAGTCCAGATAA
- a CDS encoding AAA family ATPase — MEEQDFFEQRTDLSALSNAVTQIKDNLAKVIVGQHDTIDLLIAGILADGHILIEGVPGIAKTLTAKLIAKSIDAQFSRIQFTPDLMPSDVLGTSIFNPKTTEFEFKQGPVFGNIILIDEINRAPAKTQAALFEVMEERQITMDGHTYPMHEPFIVLATQNPVDQEGTYRLPEAQLDRFLFKIEVKYPSLEEEIAILTQQHQHKSTDQLAEIAAVLSSQQVIELRKQVKNLHVEPKLLEFVAKVIQETRTNSSLYLGGSPRASLAIVNAAKAIAAISGRDFVTPDDIIQVTPAVLRHRIMLTPEKEMEGVAPDEVVAQIFQKIEIPR; from the coding sequence ATGGAAGAACAGGATTTTTTTGAACAACGTACCGACCTTAGCGCATTAAGCAATGCGGTTACACAAATAAAGGATAACCTTGCAAAGGTGATAGTTGGCCAGCACGATACCATTGACCTGCTGATTGCAGGCATACTTGCCGATGGCCACATCTTAATTGAAGGCGTACCCGGAATTGCAAAAACATTAACAGCTAAGCTGATTGCAAAAAGTATAGATGCACAGTTTTCGCGCATACAGTTTACGCCCGACCTGATGCCGTCAGACGTTTTGGGAACTTCGATATTCAACCCTAAAACCACAGAATTTGAATTTAAGCAAGGCCCTGTTTTCGGTAACATCATTCTTATCGATGAGATCAACCGTGCGCCTGCAAAAACACAGGCTGCTTTGTTTGAGGTAATGGAAGAGCGCCAGATCACCATGGATGGGCATACTTATCCAATGCACGAGCCATTTATTGTATTGGCTACCCAAAACCCGGTTGACCAGGAAGGTACTTATCGCCTGCCCGAAGCACAGCTCGATCGCTTTTTATTTAAAATTGAAGTGAAATATCCGTCTCTTGAGGAAGAGATCGCCATACTTACCCAACAGCATCAGCACAAAAGCACAGATCAGTTAGCAGAGATCGCAGCTGTACTTTCATCGCAACAGGTGATAGAGCTGCGTAAACAGGTTAAAAATCTGCATGTAGAGCCTAAGCTTTTAGAGTTTGTAGCCAAAGTGATTCAGGAAACGCGTACCAACAGTTCATTGTATTTAGGCGGATCGCCACGTGCTTCATTAGCTATTGTTAATGCTGCCAAGGCAATTGCTGCTATCAGCGGCCGCGACTTTGTTACCCCAGATGATATCATACAAGTTACCCCGGCCGTTTTAAGGCACCGCATTATGCTTACGCCTGAAAAAGAAATGGAAGGTGTTGCACCGGATGAGGTAGTGGCACAAATATTTCAAAAAATAGAAATACCAAGATAG
- a CDS encoding DUF58 domain-containing protein — MKAFFSNFYKNLFLSRRLFAGLGVAVFLFLLAFFFPWLSILPYAFFVVLIAILLADIILLYRQKDGIVALRQAPERLSNGDENEINIKVENRYAFKAGVGIIDEIPFQFQKRDVWFDIKLDPRQQQKVTYHLRPTKRGEYEFGDLQVYVHSFLNLVSRRYVFKQAQTLPVYPSFLQMRKYELMAISNRLSEVGIKRIRRLGNSMEFEQIKNYVQGDDYRTINWKATARTGDFMVNSYIEEKSQHVYCVIDKSRVMKMPFEGLSLLDYAINASLVLSSVAMYKQDKAGLITISDKRGAVIPADNRPTQLNKIMEVLYREKTRYMETNIELLYNTIRNTLKQRSLVVYFTNIESLSALRRQLPFFKQIARFHKLLVVFFENTELKSLGEQAATDVENIYIKTIAEKFVYEKKLIVKELSAQGIQSILTAPQNLTVNTINTYFQLKASQKI; from the coding sequence GTGAAGGCATTTTTCAGCAACTTCTATAAGAACCTGTTTTTATCGCGCCGCTTATTTGCAGGCCTGGGCGTTGCTGTGTTTCTGTTTCTGCTGGCTTTCTTTTTTCCGTGGCTCAGCATTTTGCCTTATGCTTTTTTTGTTGTGCTTATTGCCATTTTACTGGCTGACATCATCCTGCTTTACAGGCAGAAGGATGGTATAGTTGCTTTAAGGCAGGCACCTGAGCGTTTAAGTAATGGCGATGAGAACGAGATTAATATCAAGGTAGAAAACCGTTATGCGTTTAAAGCTGGAGTAGGGATCATAGATGAAATCCCTTTTCAGTTTCAAAAACGCGATGTATGGTTTGATATTAAGCTTGATCCAAGGCAACAACAGAAAGTTACTTATCATTTACGCCCAACCAAGCGCGGCGAATATGAATTTGGCGATCTGCAGGTTTATGTGCATTCGTTTTTGAACCTGGTAAGCCGCAGGTATGTATTTAAGCAGGCACAAACATTGCCCGTTTATCCTTCGTTTTTACAAATGCGCAAGTATGAGCTCATGGCAATCTCAAACCGCCTTAGCGAGGTAGGTATTAAGCGTATCCGTCGCCTGGGTAACAGCATGGAGTTTGAGCAGATCAAAAACTATGTACAGGGCGATGATTACCGCACCATTAACTGGAAGGCTACAGCGCGTACCGGAGACTTTATGGTGAACTCTTACATCGAGGAAAAGTCGCAGCATGTATACTGTGTGATTGATAAATCGAGGGTAATGAAAATGCCCTTCGAGGGCTTAAGCCTGCTGGATTATGCCATCAACGCCAGCCTTGTATTATCAAGCGTGGCCATGTACAAGCAAGACAAGGCCGGGCTGATCACCATTTCAGATAAACGCGGTGCTGTTATTCCGGCAGATAACCGCCCTACCCAGTTAAACAAGATTATGGAAGTACTGTACCGTGAAAAAACGCGCTACATGGAAACCAACATCGAGCTGCTTTACAATACCATCAGAAACACTTTAAAGCAACGTAGCTTGGTAGTATACTTCACCAACATTGAAAGCCTTTCGGCTTTGAGAAGGCAGCTTCCGTTTTTCAAACAGATTGCCCGCTTTCACAAGCTATTGGTAGTGTTTTTTGAGAATACAGAGTTAAAGTCGCTGGGCGAACAAGCGGCCACAGATGTAGAGAACATCTATATTAAAACCATTGCCGAAAAGTTTGTGTACGAGAAAAAGCTGATTGTAAAGGAACTAAGCGCTCAGGGCATACAATCAATTTTAACAGCCCCTCAAAACCTCACAGTCAACACCATCAACACTTATTTCCAGCTAAAGGCCTCGCAAAAGATCTAA
- a CDS encoding DUF4397 domain-containing protein — protein sequence MIQQLFKRRAGIFGMMCLLTISLSSCLKDHHDDYVQPSVALVSAINAVPDLAAADFYLDQNRGNNQPIATGTSMDYINVYTGKRTFTFTSSGTTTKVKSDTTTFKANTGYSVFISNVAAKADYLITVDSIARPATGMATVRFVNLSPNAGATDLAITGGNVVATNKAYRTVSSFVPVQGDKAYTFEVRNAGTANVISTLPSLTLRSGSVYTIWVQGIAGATDQTKLSTRIQNNVYYY from the coding sequence ATGATACAACAGTTATTTAAAAGACGGGCAGGCATTTTCGGGATGATGTGTTTGCTAACCATTTCTTTAAGCTCATGCTTAAAAGACCATCACGATGATTATGTACAACCATCAGTTGCACTTGTTTCAGCCATTAATGCAGTGCCCGACCTGGCAGCTGCAGATTTTTACCTTGACCAGAACCGGGGAAATAACCAACCGATAGCAACAGGTACCAGCATGGATTATATTAATGTTTATACCGGCAAACGCACCTTTACTTTCACATCGAGCGGCACTACCACAAAAGTAAAATCAGATACCACCACCTTTAAAGCCAATACAGGTTATTCTGTTTTTATCTCAAACGTGGCAGCCAAAGCTGATTACCTAATCACTGTTGATTCAATTGCACGCCCGGCAACCGGTATGGCAACTGTACGCTTTGTAAACCTTAGCCCTAATGCCGGTGCTACAGACCTGGCCATTACCGGCGGAAACGTTGTGGCTACCAATAAAGCTTACCGTACAGTTTCTTCATTTGTTCCGGTTCAGGGCGATAAAGCTTATACATTTGAGGTTCGTAATGCAGGCACAGCCAATGTAATATCAACCTTGCCAAGCCTTACTTTACGCAGTGGTTCTGTTTACACTATTTGGGTACAGGGTATTGCAGGCGCAACCGACCAAACTAAACTAAGCACACGCATACAAAACAACGTTTACTATTATTAA
- a CDS encoding GNAT family N-acetyltransferase, which translates to MKHTLDNPAWHALTSGNSNLALGSNTVKFFDSEVSPFAGMVENTQEYFSELFELIPANRPVLLMSTTKMELYGDWKLLGTVEGLQMIHETDELPELNSDIIVPLTELHVPQMVELTKLTNPGPFAKRTIEFGHYNGVLESDKLVAMAGQRLYATPYTEISAVCTHPDHLGKGYARQLLISQVKRMKAAGTIPYLHVRGDNARAIAVYESLGFKRRADAFFYVVMKEQ; encoded by the coding sequence ATGAAGCACACTTTAGATAATCCGGCATGGCATGCACTTACATCAGGCAACAGCAATCTGGCGCTTGGCAGTAACACTGTAAAGTTTTTTGACAGCGAGGTATCGCCTTTTGCAGGGATGGTTGAAAACACTCAGGAATATTTTTCTGAATTATTTGAGCTGATCCCGGCCAATCGCCCTGTGCTGTTGATGTCGACAACCAAAATGGAACTTTACGGCGACTGGAAACTGTTGGGCACTGTTGAAGGCTTACAAATGATACATGAAACTGATGAATTACCAGAACTCAACTCAGATATAATAGTTCCTTTAACCGAGCTGCATGTGCCGCAAATGGTAGAACTGACCAAACTGACAAATCCAGGGCCGTTTGCAAAACGCACTATTGAGTTTGGACATTACAACGGCGTATTGGAGAGTGACAAATTAGTGGCTATGGCAGGACAACGGTTATACGCTACGCCTTATACGGAAATCAGTGCCGTATGTACCCATCCTGATCATTTAGGAAAAGGCTATGCACGTCAATTACTTATTTCACAGGTTAAACGCATGAAAGCCGCCGGCACGATACCTTACCTGCATGTACGTGGCGATAATGCCCGTGCGATAGCTGTTTACGAGTCATTAGGATTTAAGCGCCGCGCTGATGCCTTTTTCTATGTAGTAATGAAAGAACAGTAG
- a CDS encoding acyltransferase family protein has product MPASLTSPLPAQRLNDEKLFYVDNIRIVLTILVILHHAYITYGAPGGWYYKEPTTNIAALIPLTLFVSINQSFFMGFFFLLAGFFSYSSYHRKGTQKFITDRVTRLGIPLIFYSFIFSPFLSFLVYRFGKEQPISYYQYLATFDDWIDFGVLWFVAALLLFTIVYVMCGKLFIKWTKKQLPAPTIKTIMLTALIVGILSFIVRTIFPVGWVLKPLGFQLGYFSQYVSLFIIGLLAAKNQWLKHLTYKTGKQALKIALLLFLFFPVFYVIKTKLNIPIEWYSGGFNVFSLLYAIWEQCIGFAIITAFLAIGKQRWNTSSYLLSYMSRRAFAVYIFHPVVLIALALILRNWIADPALKLLLVAPLAVIGSFVLGAIVLWLPGTKRII; this is encoded by the coding sequence ATGCCTGCTTCACTAACATCCCCACTGCCTGCTCAACGGCTTAATGACGAGAAACTATTTTATGTAGATAACATCAGGATAGTGCTTACTATACTGGTTATCTTACATCATGCCTACATTACTTATGGTGCGCCCGGTGGGTGGTATTATAAAGAACCGACAACCAATATTGCAGCTCTTATCCCTTTAACCCTATTTGTCAGCATCAATCAGAGTTTCTTTATGGGATTCTTCTTTCTGCTGGCAGGCTTCTTTAGTTATTCATCCTATCATCGTAAAGGCACCCAAAAGTTCATCACCGACCGAGTGACCAGACTTGGTATTCCTTTAATATTTTATTCCTTTATATTTTCGCCTTTTCTAAGTTTCCTGGTCTATAGATTTGGGAAGGAACAGCCCATCAGTTATTATCAATATCTGGCAACATTCGATGACTGGATCGATTTCGGGGTACTATGGTTTGTGGCAGCCTTGCTACTATTTACAATTGTTTATGTAATGTGCGGGAAACTGTTTATCAAATGGACGAAAAAACAACTACCAGCACCTACCATAAAAACGATAATGCTAACCGCATTGATTGTAGGCATACTTAGTTTTATTGTAAGAACAATCTTTCCGGTTGGTTGGGTACTTAAACCTTTAGGCTTTCAGTTAGGGTATTTTTCTCAATATGTATCTCTATTTATTATTGGTTTACTGGCTGCAAAAAACCAATGGCTTAAGCACCTAACTTATAAAACAGGGAAACAAGCATTAAAGATCGCCCTTTTGTTGTTCTTATTCTTCCCGGTGTTTTACGTGATCAAAACCAAACTTAATATCCCTATTGAATGGTATTCCGGAGGCTTTAACGTTTTCTCTTTGCTTTATGCGATTTGGGAACAGTGCATAGGCTTTGCTATTATCACAGCCTTTTTAGCTATTGGTAAACAGCGGTGGAATACGTCTTCATATCTATTAAGCTATATGTCAAGACGCGCTTTTGCAGTGTATATCTTTCATCCAGTAGTGCTTATCGCATTAGCATTGATCCTTCGCAACTGGATTGCCGATCCGGCTTTAAAACTTTTGTTGGTTGCCCCCTTAGCAGTAATTGGCAGTTTTGTACTTGGAGCAATTGTACTATGGCTACCCGGGACTAAACGGATTATTTAA
- a CDS encoding LytR/AlgR family response regulator transcription factor — MQVSTIKAHLLNEISYPHRYKSSALLKTVSIQFAVIFFFLLLFKPFGVSPAEQRFGYAITCALHAFFPAVIIYSYFFALGRFYQNSIKPRTWTLLREYIHIAVIFFLIGIASFLLRKLVYNNPDNWSWYYLWEEIRNCYLAGVLFYFILLISSAYFEPDTKTVQITNADLSTANEGNANINTDQVFIKTQVQQDDFHFNPAQLLFAKADGNYITLTLCTDNHVSAELKRISLKQFELQVSDYPFLFRCHRAYLVNLLQVTKFSGNAQGYILSLNATDEKVPVSRSQVEIFEETYKRHTGIAYS; from the coding sequence ATGCAAGTTTCTACAATAAAAGCGCATCTTTTAAATGAGATCAGTTATCCCCATAGATACAAGTCATCAGCACTGTTAAAAACGGTTAGTATCCAATTTGCCGTTATCTTTTTCTTTCTGCTGTTGTTTAAACCGTTTGGAGTATCACCAGCTGAACAAAGATTTGGATACGCCATTACTTGTGCCCTACATGCGTTTTTTCCTGCAGTCATTATTTATAGCTATTTCTTTGCATTAGGCCGCTTTTATCAAAATTCCATTAAACCCAGAACCTGGACTTTATTACGTGAATACATCCACATTGCTGTTATTTTCTTTCTGATCGGTATTGCCAGCTTCTTATTAAGGAAATTAGTATACAACAATCCCGACAATTGGTCTTGGTATTATTTGTGGGAAGAGATAAGAAACTGCTATCTGGCAGGTGTGCTATTTTACTTTATCTTACTTATCTCAAGTGCTTACTTTGAACCTGACACTAAAACTGTACAAATCACTAACGCCGATCTGAGTACTGCAAATGAGGGTAATGCAAATATTAACACAGATCAGGTCTTTATAAAAACACAGGTGCAGCAGGATGATTTTCATTTTAATCCTGCTCAGTTATTGTTTGCCAAGGCTGATGGTAATTATATCACTTTAACGCTTTGCACCGATAACCATGTGAGTGCTGAATTGAAAAGAATTTCTTTAAAGCAATTTGAGTTACAAGTAAGCGATTACCCTTTCTTGTTCAGGTGCCATCGTGCTTACCTGGTTAATTTGCTCCAGGTCACAAAGTTTTCAGGTAACGCCCAGGGCTATATCCTATCCTTAAATGCAACAGACGAAAAAGTGCCGGTTTCACGAAGCCAGGTTGAAATTTTTGAAGAGACCTATAAGCGGCATACCGGTATTGCTTATTCTTAG
- a CDS encoding SDR family oxidoreductase, producing MNETNKLSRRQVIGGLGATLAAAAVSPVFAADGRPNNNSNTMEAQALQDPTTKYPKPPFNGQSQPWPGLASKMDPRPDHGEKSYKGSGRLTGRKALITGGDSGMGRAAAIAYAREGADVAINYYPTEEPDAREVIELIKAEGRKAIAIPGDLRDEAFCQKLVSEAVRQLGGLDIVVNNAARQQSLPSVLDVTSEEFDATMKTNIYAPFWIIKAALPHLQPGSAIIGTTSEQAYDPSPDLYAYAQTKAATMNYVKSLAKQFGPKGIRVNGVAPGPIWTPLQVSGGATQEKLKQFGGQTPLGRPGQPAELASIYVQLAAADASYATGQVYGAAGGGGQP from the coding sequence ATGAACGAAACAAACAAACTCAGCCGCCGCCAGGTAATTGGCGGATTGGGTGCCACCTTAGCCGCAGCCGCAGTATCGCCGGTTTTTGCAGCAGATGGAAGACCTAACAATAACAGTAATACTATGGAAGCACAAGCATTGCAGGACCCGACCACAAAATATCCAAAACCACCCTTCAATGGGCAATCGCAGCCATGGCCAGGCTTGGCAAGCAAAATGGACCCACGTCCGGATCATGGCGAAAAAAGCTACAAAGGGTCAGGCCGTTTAACGGGGCGTAAAGCCTTAATTACCGGTGGCGACTCTGGTATGGGCCGAGCAGCAGCTATTGCCTATGCCCGTGAAGGCGCAGATGTGGCTATTAATTACTACCCGACCGAAGAGCCGGATGCACGCGAGGTAATTGAACTGATAAAAGCAGAAGGCCGTAAAGCGATAGCCATCCCCGGCGATTTGCGCGATGAGGCTTTTTGCCAGAAACTGGTTTCAGAAGCGGTACGCCAATTAGGTGGATTAGACATTGTGGTAAACAATGCTGCCCGCCAGCAAAGCTTACCTTCTGTTTTGGATGTTACCAGCGAGGAGTTTGATGCAACCATGAAAACCAATATTTACGCGCCATTCTGGATCATCAAAGCAGCATTGCCGCATTTACAGCCAGGATCTGCTATTATTGGTACAACATCAGAGCAGGCTTATGACCCATCACCAGATCTGTATGCCTATGCGCAAACCAAAGCTGCTACCATGAACTATGTGAAGTCACTGGCTAAGCAGTTTGGCCCTAAAGGCATCCGTGTAAATGGCGTTGCCCCAGGCCCTATCTGGACACCATTGCAAGTAAGCGGTGGTGCGACTCAGGAGAAATTAAAACAATTTGGCGGACAAACACCGCTTGGCCGCCCCGGTCAGCCGGCAGAGCTTGCATCTATATATGTGCAGCTTGCCGCAGCCGATGCCAGCTACGCTACCGGACAAGTTTACGGTGCGGCAGGCGGTGGAGGCCAGCCATAA
- a CDS encoding acyltransferase family protein, with protein sequence MKPHYPILDGLRGTAALLVVIYHLFEAYYPVPANHPMHHGYMAVDFFYLLSGFVVGYAYDDRWERMTVWEFLKIRLVRLHPLVILGTVIGAIGFWFDPFTPLLPGVPHVSILKLIGVMLISFTLLPAPDVRGWNETHPLDGPCWSLLQEYIANLLYAFWGHKMTKTALWIVVTISGIALTATAIWHGDVGTGWSFETFWIAIVRMMFPFFAGLLLYRSGKRLHIKMAYPLCSLLLLILFFLPTWKYNGIYEAACIIIAFPIVIAMGAGGTISGRWEKICRFSGAISYPIYILHYPFIYIYTSWVIAKKPAPDQITLVACALFLFFILLAYSSLKLYDEPVRNWLKRRALQKADR encoded by the coding sequence TTGAAACCTCATTACCCTATTTTAGACGGGCTGCGCGGTACTGCGGCCTTGTTAGTTGTTATTTATCATTTATTTGAAGCGTACTACCCGGTGCCTGCCAACCACCCCATGCACCATGGCTATATGGCTGTCGATTTCTTTTACCTGCTTTCGGGTTTTGTGGTAGGTTATGCTTATGACGACCGCTGGGAGCGGATGACGGTTTGGGAGTTTCTGAAAATAAGGTTAGTACGCCTGCACCCGCTGGTGATATTAGGCACTGTAATTGGGGCAATCGGGTTTTGGTTCGATCCCTTTACCCCACTTTTGCCGGGCGTTCCGCATGTGAGCATATTGAAACTGATAGGCGTTATGCTCATTAGCTTTACGCTATTACCTGCTCCGGATGTTCGCGGCTGGAACGAAACCCATCCGCTCGACGGGCCTTGCTGGTCGCTGTTGCAGGAATATATAGCCAATTTACTTTATGCTTTTTGGGGGCACAAAATGACCAAGACTGCACTTTGGATAGTGGTTACGATCAGCGGCATTGCACTTACGGCTACGGCAATATGGCACGGCGATGTTGGCACCGGCTGGAGCTTTGAAACCTTTTGGATAGCCATAGTGCGCATGATGTTTCCATTTTTCGCAGGGTTGCTGTTGTATCGCTCGGGCAAGCGGCTTCACATTAAAATGGCTTACCCGTTATGCTCATTATTATTATTAATTCTATTTTTTCTGCCTACCTGGAAATACAACGGGATTTATGAAGCGGCATGTATCATTATCGCTTTTCCAATAGTGATTGCCATGGGTGCAGGTGGCACCATAAGCGGCCGCTGGGAAAAGATCTGCCGGTTCTCGGGTGCTATATCTTACCCTATTTATATCCTGCATTATCCATTTATATACATTTATACTTCGTGGGTTATTGCAAAGAAGCCCGCTCCAGACCAGATCACTCTTGTAGCATGTGCATTATTCTTGTTTTTTATCCTGCTTGCCTATTCCTCCCTTAAACTATATGATGAACCTGTAAGAAACTGGCTAAAAAGACGCGCACTGCAAAAGGCAGACAGATAA
- a CDS encoding BamA/TamA family outer membrane protein — translation MLVCISGYSYAQEQVPTDTLKTDSVQRAMLLAKRNAAELNSQYDVGDAFKDIFHPGRRQDSVRKKSSGITVVPNISANPTIGFQLGIKAVAGRVLGNIPGTYLSVAATSASITTKGIIYFYLNHNVFTPGNTYNFQGNLVASKSVTPDFGLGIGNVADNGNALDKALTNPGRKGYAYNSYYFNIREKVYKEVEKGLFVGAGLSFDMRSEIEQKGTENPLSPYNVYNARYGFDNDHYAANGFLFNVQYNTRDNPNRAYKGIYTDIGIRTNQTFIGSSKNDLQFTVDFRKYWSLSSTHPEHVIAFWTWGSYLLSGSVPYLELPGTGKDGSFRSGRGYTAGYFKGTKYHDMELEYRFPILNNKFLSGVAFGSLQTANDGINTRIFEKWQPGGGGGLRVLFNKATRTNLCLDYAWGRYGNRGFFLGLNDAF, via the coding sequence TTGCTGGTATGTATCTCGGGTTACAGTTATGCCCAGGAACAGGTGCCAACTGATACCTTGAAAACAGATTCTGTACAAAGGGCAATGTTACTGGCCAAACGTAATGCAGCAGAACTTAACAGCCAGTACGATGTTGGCGATGCATTTAAGGATATTTTCCATCCGGGGCGCCGTCAGGATTCTGTCAGGAAAAAATCTTCAGGAATTACGGTTGTTCCTAATATATCGGCTAATCCAACTATTGGTTTTCAGCTGGGTATTAAAGCGGTGGCAGGCCGTGTATTGGGCAATATACCTGGTACCTATTTGTCTGTAGCTGCCACCTCTGCATCCATCACTACAAAAGGCATTATTTATTTCTATTTAAATCATAATGTATTTACACCCGGCAATACCTACAACTTTCAGGGTAACCTGGTAGCATCAAAATCGGTAACGCCTGATTTTGGCCTGGGCATAGGTAATGTAGCCGATAATGGCAACGCTTTAGACAAGGCGCTTACCAACCCTGGCCGTAAAGGTTATGCTTACAATTCTTACTATTTCAACATCCGCGAAAAGGTTTATAAAGAAGTAGAGAAAGGCTTGTTTGTAGGTGCCGGTCTATCGTTTGATATGCGTTCGGAGATTGAACAAAAAGGCACTGAAAATCCGTTAAGCCCTTACAATGTTTATAATGCCAGGTACGGATTTGACAACGATCATTATGCCGCCAACGGATTTTTATTTAACGTGCAGTACAACACACGTGATAACCCCAACCGTGCTTATAAGGGCATTTATACCGATATTGGCATACGCACCAATCAAACGTTTATAGGGAGTTCGAAAAACGACTTACAATTTACGGTAGACTTTAGAAAATACTGGAGCCTGTCATCAACCCATCCTGAACATGTGATTGCTTTCTGGACATGGGGTTCATACCTGCTTAGCGGATCCGTTCCATACCTTGAGTTGCCCGGTACTGGTAAAGATGGCAGCTTTCGCAGCGGGCGTGGCTATACTGCTGGTTACTTTAAGGGTACTAAATACCACGATATGGAGTTAGAATATCGTTTCCCCATCCTCAACAATAAATTTTTAAGCGGTGTTGCCTTTGGCAGTTTGCAAACCGCCAATGATGGTATTAATACCCGCATCTTTGAAAAATGGCAGCCCGGCGGTGGCGGCGGCTTACGCGTATTGTTTAACAAAGCTACACGTACTAATCTTTGCCTCGACTATGCATGGGGCCGTTACGGTAACAGGGGCTTCTTCCTGGGCTTAAATGATGCTTTCTAA